Part of the Sorghum bicolor cultivar BTx623 chromosome 1, Sorghum_bicolor_NCBIv3, whole genome shotgun sequence genome, CATTTGATCAAAGGAATTGAAACTTCTCTGCCATTGAACGGACACCTGTTGCTATTTTGGGTTCATGCATATTCTTAGTCATGTAAAAGGCATATTTGACAATTTAAACTTTTATAGTATCTGTAGTTAGTGAAGCTTGCATTAGTTTAGCTTGCCCTGTTTCTACTAATATTACAAGATGTTCTAAACAGTATTATAGTTCATACATGGCACCTTCCAGTGGTTAAATCATATGAAAATGGAATTGTATTATTTAGAAAATTTTGTTTAATTGAAATTGGTGTGAACAAATGCACTCAATTAGAAGTTCAGTTAAATATTTCAAAATTTGCATTACAGTTACAGACATAATAAGAACAGATTTTAATATTTACATGTGACATATGTATTTGCCAAATATGATAGCATGATGAATTCCATGATCATGTTTCAAAGAAAAAGGAACCTGCCTAGGGTTATGATCCTAAACTTTTATGGTATTACATTTAGTTAAGGTTGCATTAGTTTAGTTTTCCTTCTTATTGTATTAATTACAAGATGTTCTAAACTGTATTATTGTTTAGACATGTATGTTAAAGCCCTTCACTTGTATGACTATCTTTACTAGAACTAGAAGTAAGATGATCCTATCAAATCCCAAACTAGTATTTGCTTTAACTGACAAAAGCTTACAGAGGAAAAGCTATGTGTGCTATTAACGACTAATGATGACTTAAGAAGGTATGCCTTGTCTTGTGCTGGCATATCAGAATCCAACTTAATTATGGATGGAACTTGACTTCCAAACTAGATGTGCATTCTGTGAAAGGTTTTGTTGATATCAGGTTGTCAGAATCTGTTTAGAAATTCTGGGAATCCTATCTAATAATTAAGAGAGCAATTTGATCTACAAGTTCATGTTATCACTTGATATACTTTTTAGGATTTTATCTTAAGAAAACTTGAATTTTTCCAATGATTCACTGAGCAGAGTACCGTTTGTTAGTAGTCAATACCTGCAAATTTAGCTTCTTGTTGCAAACAGCCCAAGATTCCAACATTATAGAGTTTGGTTGTTTCTAAACCTTACTATTTATTAATTACGATCCTCAAATGTACATAACTAAATGGATGTAGCTGTTGTATAACTTTTCCTTTTGGAATAGAGGAATGTACCTCTTAGGCACCTACGATCTCTAAGAAATTGAGAAGCACTTGATTCTTTAGGAGAACGGTATTTTCTAGCACTTTATGTACTCACTAATCTTCCATTGCAAATGAAATTTGACTGCCCTTTTTTTATTGCAAGTTTAAGAGTTAGGcgacttaaatatcttattatTCTTGCTGTTAATGGTAGTTCCATAGTTGGTTATAAACAATGTCTTTATGACATATATGCAACACCAGCTGGTACAGTGGGCCAGAAGTACTTGGTGAAGGATTTATGCTCCTAATGTTGCTTCATTGTCTTCACGTAAGCAGAATCGTTTATGGAGTCACTAGCATCCATTAACTTCAGATCGTGGTACACAAAATATTCATGATTATGTCATAGGAAGAATACAAATATCTACAAAATTGACTATTCTGTAATGGATACTACAGATATTCAGACATTCAGTGAAGAACGGCAAAATGCTGCCCACCTTTTGACAGACATGTTAAGTGTTGCAGTTTGTTTCCATGAGATATGCTCTGATTTTAGACTAACTTGCCTACCCCAATTGATGAGATAGGAGGTCGATGCACACCAGATTATCTGCCATCCTATGAATAGTTTAGAATTTTGAAATTATTCAGTTCTATACTAGGTCATACTGAGTATATGCTGCCATGCGAAAGGTCTGCATGTACGGGAGCTTCCCCGCCTTATGTAAGTATTCTTCTATTGCAGTTTCCCATAGAAGCGATATATTTGTTCACATTTTGTGTGAAAATGTTTCTTATGCGAGCAAATTAGctaatgaagcatgaaggataTCATGCAATTTTTTGTAAGAAGTATGAGGAACGCTAGTTGCTCTAGTGATTCATATCAATTGTTTGGCGATGGAAGTTGCAGTAACTATTGTCTTCCTTTCCATTTCTAGTTATGATCATCTGAATTGTGATTGTGATTTCCCTTACTATGCAGACTGGGGCGATTGCAAGATAGCAATGCAGTTCTCACTCATTTCAATGACTACTCCGAACAATGCTTTGCAGAAGTGTCTAGTGATTTTGCTAGTAAAACTCGCCTTCTCAGGTCCATGAAGGCTGATCTTGACCATATTTTCACAAAGCTAAGGTACCATCACATTTCTAAATTTTAATTGCTGTCCCCGTCTCAATTAATTTTCCAGTTGTATCGTATCCTTGTGCTCAGTTTTTCTTATCCTCGAATTTGCATTTGGTGTCTGCTCCTAAAtctaagatagatttccagCTAATTAGACTCCGTCCTCTTTTTTTCTGTAGAGGGATGAAAGCTAGGTTAGCAGCCACTTATCCTGATGCTTTCCCTGATGGTGCAATGTCAAAGACGATGGACCAGAGACCGGACCTTGAAAGTCCTCTGGATTAGTTGGCCTAACATCAAAATTCGGCATATTAGTGACGAGATATGCAGGCATACCTAAGAGTTATTTAATAACTCTGGAGTTGCAGAAATTTCTAGCTTTGAGTGACCTATGCTTCCGCTTATACAGTTGTAACTCTGTGTATTAGAACTGGGCTTAATAGATCAGCATCTTTGTTGTGTTGTAAATATTGCATCTTGGCAAatcagggtgtgtttggtttgaggaatgAGGTTAGTGGAATGGAATGAGTTGATCCATCACCACCTCATTTCTCACAAGCTAATAATTTAGTATATACATGAGGAATGAGTTGATTCTACCAAAATTCATGAGATGAACTCATGATGCATCACCTCATGAAACATGGGGTGGCTCCACAAACCAAACACATCATTAATTGCCAAGACGACCCAACATCCTCTATTCCTCTTCTTCCCTGTTCTCCTCTGCCTCCCCTTATGATTCTCTCTGTTCTTCTCAGCTGAAAATCTCTATTCCTCTTCTTCCCTGTTCTCCTCTGCCTCCCCTGTTCTTCTCAGCTGAAAATCTCAGCTGCAAAAAAAGTATGTGCCTACCGACTGCTATGTCTTCAAGGTTGTATGAGACATCATCATGTCTGGATGTCTGGTCCACTAATCTTTGGTTTCTGTGTTTTTATCTTATTCAGAAAACGAAGTCCAACAATTGACAAGAGTTTGAGTTAGATCGATTCAATATTTAACATGGTGTGCACCTTGTGTAGTTATTTAAACTGGTGTAGGGGAGATATAAGGGGAGATATTGATACCGATTTCTACCGCAAGTGTTTTTTATTTCAACATAAAGCCTTTAACACTAGGGGCTAATTTGGAAGCAAAGGGGAGGCACAACCAGGGACGGAAAACAGTCCATAAAGAACTAAATAATTATTGGAATTGTTTCCAATTTCCTACCTTGGAGAAAGGGAATTTAAGTTTCCAAATTAGCCATAGGTGGTTCTGGACACCTGGCATGCTATGGCTATGGGAGATGAATGAGATGTTTACAGACTTCCACGAAGGTTAGCCTTATCCTAATGATTAATTTTACATATCATTGCCACTTTTTGAAAATTTGTTGCATAAGCAGTAGATCTCTCAACTTACTTTTGGAAAGCAGCATTTTTTTCTCGcaacaaatcagcaaacagtACTTTCTGTCACAACTTTTCAGCTAAGCGAATAGGACAGCCACAGCCACAATTTACTAATTCTCCTAGTGAGGTGAACTTttagtgttttagcattcaaaatttagtataaattttCCCTACTAAATGTCTTCTAGTGGGATTTTCTAATGCTTTGAATAGTGGTAGTATTTTACTACTACTTATGACAAAGAAGAGCATAGCCTGGCAAATCTTGATTACGACAAAGAAGAGAGCATAGCCTGAAAAATATTGCTTATTTGTGGAGCAAGAACATTTACCCAATCGTCAATTCGTCATCAGTGATTTGCTTCGATACTAGGATGTGAGACATATAACCACACGTaagtctgtttttttttttaataatggAAATAGTATCCGGCTTCATCCTCATTGAAGAGGAATCAAAGTATCAAACCAACTTATTACAGCTTACTTAACAACTCTGGATAAACAAGGTACGCTTGTAAGCAAAACAACCCAaaacctgggccttgtttagttcccaaaaaaatttacaaaatttttcagaattcccgtcacatcgaatctttagacgcatgcatggagtattaaatatacaagaaaataaaaactaattgaatagtttggtcggaattgacgagacgaatcttttgagcctagttagtctatgattagacaatttttatcaaatacaaacgaaagtgctacacttttgatttctcaaaaaaaaaattgaactaaacaaggccctaattcTGGACAAAGGTCATCCATAGGACGCGAAgagacttaggccttgtttagttcgcaaaaaatttcaagattttccgtcacatcgaatctttgatcacatacatggagcattaaataaagataaaaataaaaactaattacacagtttatctgaaatttgtgagatgaattttttgagcctagttactccgtgattggacaatgtttgtcaaataaaaacgaaagtgctacagtagccaaaaaaccaaaattttgcgaactaaacaaggccttattgccACGGTCTCCAAAAGTCTGCTTAACAAATGATGATGGATGttgtgtcttttttttttgtctaacgtccttgtttagttcaaaaaaattttgcaaattttttcagattattcatcacatcgaatctttagacgtatgcatgaagtattaaatatagacaaaaattaaaactaattacacagtttagtcggaattgctCATTTGCGTAGATAGACTCGTCGGACGCGACGGGCCATGGCGCCGTCACGCACAGGCGCCTGTTGCCACCGCCGGAGGAATTGACGACGACGCCGGCGTGCACGCTTCAATCCGACCTTGTCCtcgaggctcaaaagattcgtctcgtcaattctgaccaaactgtgcaattagtttttattttcatctatatttaatactccatgcatacgtctaaagattcgatgtgacgggaaatctgaaaaattttgcaaatttttgttaactaaacaaggccttagggtgCCACGAATAAACGTATGAAATAGACATGCTCTTCAAAATCTAACtttgattttttatttatataaaaaaaattacaagtggtatatgtatatttttatgaaaatatttttttaagataaatctatttatatagtttttatattttcaaattcaacaacttaaaagttattcatgatttatatttctaatgttTAACCTAAATCTTGTCTAAAATGACTTTCTTtacgggtatggagggagtatgtgtcGTCTCTCGCCTGAtggctgaggccttgtttagttcactcaaaaaccaaaaaaaattctattacattgaatcttgcggtacatgcatgaaacattaaatacagacgaaaacaaaaactaattgcacaatttgtctgtaaatcgtgagatgaatcttttgagcttaattaatccatgattagataataattaccaaataaatacaaaattgctacagtacccaaaaccaaaaaaatcataactaaacaaggcctgaaactTGCTTACGTTATTATATTGGTCCTGCTAATGTCTGCACGTCCGATCCGCACACTAAATTTTCATACTGCATCTCACTCCTTCAGCAATGGATCGCGCCCCCGCCCACCTCACGCGGAGAAGAAAGTAGAGAACTAGAGATCGAAATTGCCCTTCCTATGCTCTCGTCTCCCTGCACATAGAACCCGCTCGCCCCAACCTCACCTCGAACGGATCAAATAGAGTAAGTTTCCCATTCGCCCCAACACACTCTCATCAAAAAAATTGCAACATCAAACAAACACACAAAAATAAGGTGAAACAACAAAACAAGAGTGATTGCAACGAAACTAGATGCAACATCGTAAAAATATGCAACAAAGAAAAAAACTTGTTGCTCCAATTAACCAAAGCTACTGCAACAACAGAAACAAAAGCATAAATACTAAATGCAAACATCTTATTGCAACGAAGAAAAACTGCTTGTTGCAACAACAAACCAAATCTACTACAACAACGGAAAACAAAAGGACAGTGCGAGATGCAACAACAGCGAAAAAACTAATACAAGAAAAAAAGACTACTTGttgcaatggtgaaaacaacactactacaataataaaaataaaaaatgcaaTGCGAGATGCATCATAAAAAAGGTCTAATGCAACAAAGAAATGTTGCTTGTTGCAAGAGCAAAAATGACGCTATTGCAATAACGCAAACAACAACTCAATGCGAGATGCAACGTTAGAAAAAAGACTAATGCAACAAAGAAATAATACCTGTTGCAATAGCAAAATAAAGCCTACTGCAAATAGAGCTCGCCGAAACCTAGCCACCATCAAGTCCctcagatctagatctagattcAGAGGAGTAGGAGAAAGAGAGATCACAtctagaggaggaagaagaaaaagatcaGATCCAAAGGAGGACCCACCTACCTTGTCGGAAAGCCATTGCGCTTCTCTCTCGTGACACGAAGGTCGCAGAGCGagtgagggagggagggagggagagaggggcGAGCTCGCTGAAAGCCGCCGCCGTTACCCTCCTCTTCGGTGGCATGGAGGCCACCGAGAAAAGGGGAGGAAGGAAGGGAGGAGCGGCTCACCGGAAGCCACCACCATCGCCCTCCTCTCGAGGTCACGGAGGGAGGGAAGGGCTGCGGTAGCGCGCGAGTAGAGCGAGCGGAGTGGAGGAGCGGGAGGAGATGGGGAGCGAAATGAGAAGAAAGTGCGTGGAATGGAAGAGGGAGCCAGGCGAGCAGACGAGGTACCGTTAGTAGGAGACGCGAATGGTAGTCTGACACACGTCTGAAGCATCGGACGTACGCCTCATAGTATTTCCATTATTATATACTGCTATAAAATCGTGGGCTCAATTTATGACACTGTTACATTAAAAGCTACGTTTCCTCATTTTTGTCGAGGGATGTTTCCTCATTTTCTGCATGTAAAGGTTTGCGATTATATAAGTATCCATGTATATATAACGTCGATCTAAGTTGTGACACCTTCTTGCCAAAGAGAGGACCTCGGCTCTTAGTTTATTTAGTTACATAATATCTAAGATTAAGTATATATATGGTACTGatattttttttgaggaaatatATTGGTACTTATATTGCATTTCCTTTTTATTTGATTCATTCGTATTTGGGAGGTAAAAAAGAACTGGCAATCTTTATATTTGGTTTTGAGAGGTTCACATTACCATGTCCTGCTGCACTATTTCTACCACACTTTTCAACAAACGagcagtatttttctttaaTCGAATTTCAATATAAACCAAATTTCAGCGAAACGAACGTCTAATCCTATCAGGTGAGGTTCGAGTCACCATCATTTGAGTTAATCCCTCTGCATGATATGCTGATTACACTATGGCATGACATTGACACGCTGATCACAGGCTCAAAGAAAAAAGTCTGCTTGcaatttgaaatggaggaaGTATTTGGAAAAGAGGAATCACGGAAAGAGGTGTTGGGCGGCCTTAACATGGGCCTCTTCTTTACCTTGTAGCCCAGCAGACCTGACCCGACCCGACCGATAAAACCCTTTTCCCCGTCGCTTCGGCTCCCTTCCACCTCTACTAGTCTACTGCAGCCGCTCTTCCCCACCATTGTCCCCTTCGCTCAATCTCTCCACCCCTGCACTTCCTCCCGCCATTTCGCCCCCCGCTCGCCAACCCAAACCCCCTCTGCtcccaaaccctaaccctagcctGCCCCCGGCGGATCGACGATGCCGAAGGCCGGAGGAGGGGCGGCGGACGAGGAGGAGTTCCGCGCCGAGGTGGAGGAGCGCCTCATCAACGAGGAGTACAAGATCTGGAAGAAGAACACTCCCTTCCTCTACGACCTCGTCATCACCCACGCGCTCGAATGGCCCTCCCTCACCGTGCAGTGGCTCCCCGACCGCACCGAACCCCCGGGGAAGGACCACTCCGTCCAGAAGATGATCCTCGGCACGCACACATCCGACAACGAGCCCAACTACCTGATGCTCGCGCAGGTCCAGCTGCCCCTCGACGACGCCGAGGCCGACGCGCGCCACTACGACGATGAACACACCGACATCGGGGGGTTCGGCGCCGCCTCCGGCAAGGTGGACTTTCTGCCCCTGCCTTTCCGATAAACTTTCCTCCGCGTTTTACTCGATCTCTCTGGCGTGAACTGATACTATTGAGTGATGTCCCGTGCCGTGCTGTGGTAGAATTTAGTTCATTCTTGATTGATCCGCGTGTTCGTCAGGGGTTAGGGTTTGTGTGTTAATAGTGGTTAGGTAATCGGGTGTGGTTTGGCTCCTATGTCGGCGTGGGTACCTGCAATTTATATATAACAAAACGCGAGGGATTTGTGTTGATCTGCTCAATAATTGCTCGCTTAGGCTTCAGCTAAGAATGCTTGCTACAGCACACAACTAGGTAACTTATTTCTTGCGACCATGATGCTTGGTGGGATCTAGGAGTCATTGCAGTTGCGGGTTCGAACGTTGCCTTAATTATGATCTCCATCCATTTATTTGGCATGTTGTTTTAGATGGTAGAGTTGTGTGTCAAGGAACTTTCTATAGTTTGCTTTGTAAATAAACATGTGGGTGTTGATTAGTGTTCGTTGTACAGGTGGAGTGGACCATTTCCGTTTAATGGTTAAAAGATCTTTTGTTTTTACATGTGAAACTGTGCTATGGTGGATTCATGTAACGATTGGCATTTTGTCATATGGACTAGTtgcttattatttattttttcttgtTACTACCAATGTGCTGAACTATGCCCTATAAAAGTACTGAATATGGcctctcctttttttttgcattttaTTGTTGAGTTGTGCATGCTGGGTATGGTTgctatattttttctataattgcaACTTCCAATATGGAggcttcattttttttcttctgggTGACCTatccacctccaccaccaccccTCAAAACAAATCCCATTTTATGCCAATATTTGGATTTTGCTATGATAATGCTCGAAGAGTAATTGTGCAATTCGCTGCTGAGCTGGCATCTGTTTGTTTGGCTGCCTGTTCATTATGGGCCTTGGGCTTATAAAACATAACCCAACTCAATCGCAGCCATATCCGTATGTAAGCCCAATGATTGAAGGAAAAAGAACCTATTAAACCTTCTAAATCTATTTATTTATCTTGTAGCCCACCTGACCTGACCCTGACCTATACACCCTTTTAGCCCATCGCTTCGGCCCCCTTCCACCCCTTTACCGCAGCCATTCTTGTCCTCTTCGCTCAATCTCTCTCTCACTTGCCCAAACCCCCTCCACtcccaaaccctaaccctagcccGCGCCCCGGCAGACCGACGATGTCGAAGGCCGGCGGGGCGGCGGACGGGGAGGAGTTCCGTGTCGAGGTGGAGAACCGCCTCATCAACGAGGAGTACAAGATCTGGAAGAATACCACGCTCTTCCTCTACGACCTCGTCGTCACCCACGCGCTCGAATGGCCCTCCCTCACCGTGCAGTGGCTCCCCAACCGCACCGAGCCGCCGGGGAAGGACCATTCTGTCCAGAACATGATCCTCAGCACTTACACCTGCGACAATGAGCCCAACTACCTCATGCTCGCGCAAGTCCAGCTTcccctcgacgacgacgacgacgccgaggCCGACGCGCGCCACTACGACGATGACCACACTGACATCAGGGGGTTAGGCTCTGCCTCCAGCAAGGTGGACTTCCCCCTCCCCATAAACTCTCCCCAGCGTTTTACTCGATCTATCTGGTGTGAACTGATACTATTGAGTGACGTCCTGTGCCATGCcttggtggaatttagttcctTCTTCATCCGTGTGTTCGCTCCTATGCTGAGGCCGGTACCTGCAAATTTATAAAAGAGATCATGAGTGATTTGTGTCGATTTTCTCTGTAATTGGCTAATTGCTCCCTTAGGCTACAGGTAAGGATGCTTGCCACAGCACACAATTAGGTAACTTATTTCTTGCGACCATGCTGCTTGGTGGGATCTAGGAGTCGTTGCAGTTGCTGGGTTGGAATGTTGCCTTAATTATGATCTTGGTTCATTTATTTGGTCATGTTGTTTTTTAGGGTAGAGTCATGTGTCGAGGAACTTCCTATAGTTTGCTTTGTAAATAAACATGTGGTTTGTTGATTAGTGTTTGTTGTACAGGTGGAGTGGTCCATTTCTTTTTAATGGTTAAAAGATCTTTTGTTGTTACATATGAAACTGGTGCTATGGTGGATTTGTGTTACGATGGCATCTTATCACACGTA contains:
- the LOC8062218 gene encoding kxDL motif-containing protein 1, with the protein product MEKPLPEPAPSAAAEEVAERFRSLVDPDDIASIRQTQHLILGRLQDSNAVLTHFNDYSEQCFAEVSSDFASKTRLLRSMKADLDHIFTKLRGMKARLAATYPDAFPDGAMSKTMDQRPDLESPLD